The Lynx canadensis isolate LIC74 chromosome A2, mLynCan4.pri.v2, whole genome shotgun sequence DNA segment GCAGTTTGTGGGGAAGACTTCATTTGGGATGTCAGTGTTCAACCTCAGCAACGCCATCATGGGCAGTGGCATCCTGGGACTCGCCTATGCCATGGCCAACACAGGCATCGTCCTTTTCCTGTGAGTGCCTTCAGTGAACCCTCTAAAGACAGGAGCTCTAAACAGTCCACCAACCATGACCTCCCAGGACCCAGGCTGTGGGTGGGCTCAACCCAAACCATGGCTAAAAAAACCAGCCATGGCCAGACAAATATCCCTCATTTCCTGGTAAACCCACTGAGATTATGACACAGGCAAGCCTAACAGACCTGAATCTATACTTCTACCACCGTTTACACATGATGAACGAAGCCCCATGGCCAGGCCTTGTGTGGACACACGTGTCCTTACTTGGGACCTCTGCCCTGCAGTCTAAATGGAAAGCATGTTTGTTCCAAGAACTCAAGGAGGTAGTGCTCAGAGGACCCCTTCTAGGTCATGGCTTACCCTGGGTCAAACTGAGCGGTGTTCGCCCCTGCCGGGGCCAGTTGAGCTTGCATCCACACCTGTTGGGGGCTCCAAACACCTGGGTCACAGACCCACACACCCAGGCCTCCCAGAGCTCACCACCCCTGCCAGCCAGTGAAGCCCTCAGTGGCTCCTTTTCACCCATCTTCCCCAGGTTCCTGTTGACAGCCGTCGCCCTGCTCTCCAGCTACTCCATCCACCTGCTACTCAAGTCCTCAGGGATCGTGGGTGAGCCCCCAACCCAgcctggagcaggggagggctgggctggggagagCACTCCTGACTATTTTGACTCCTGTCCCCACAGGTATCCGTGCCTATGAGCAGCTAGGCTACCGTGCCTTTGGGACCCCAGGAAAGCTGGCAGCGGCCCTGGCCATCACACTGCAGAATATTGGAGGTGAGCCTGGCAGGCAGACCCAGACAGGTGGTGGGCAGGTGGGCGGGCTGAAGACTGGCTGGTTTGGCTGACCCCAGCACCTGCCCGCCTCTCTCCCCCCAGCCATGTCCAGCTACCTGTACATCATCAAGTCCGAGCTGCCCCTTGTCATACAGACCTTCCTGAACCTGGAGGAGCAAACTTCGTGAGCCCCAGGGTGGGGCGGGGCTGGGTGAGGGTAGGAGGGAGGCCTTGGTCTACCCCTCCATATGCACCACTGGCCCTGGGAACCCAGGCTGGGCTAGTGGGAGAGATGAGACAGTGCCTGCAAGTGactggtggaggggcagagagctgccAACAGAGCTAACATTCAGTCTACACTCCTTTAGCACCTAGGGGAACCCCCTAGGAGGGCCAGATGAGGTGAGAGGTGGGGTGAGGCTGAGGAACCTGGGCCCAACCTGGGCCAGGACACAGCCTATGAGAAAAGGAGAACCTGAGAGCTTCGGGCTTAGCTCTAAGCACCTGCTATTCCTGACCAGGGCTTGGGCTTTAGcgcctgccaccccctcccccctccccgcctccccccccccccccccgcccaaccaAGAAATTAAGCCCGTGGTGTCCCAGTTGCTCTCATCAGTTTAGCCAGCACTGATGGAATCAACCATGTTTtgtgggtggggacagagaagacAGCCATGCCCTGCCCTTGGCCACACAGCCCAGGCAAGCAGAGGGGGTTTGAAGTTGAGAGCAGCTCTGGGAGGAGGAAAACAGCCAGGATTCTTCCCCCTGGGTCCTGGGTGCCCTTCCCAAGGAGTTGGCCTTTGGGCTTCCCTGGGAAGGAGGGTCTCCTTCCTTATCCTTTGAGTTCTCTGCGCCATTGGTGGTGGGGGGTGCAGGATGGTGCAGGATGCAGATGCCAGGAGGGACCACAAGGGGTACAGGATGTTGGAAAGTCCCTGACACCCCCATGGAAAATGCTCCACCTCCCCAGAGCCAGGGTCTTTCATCCCACCCACCTCACTGGGCCCCTCGGGGCCACCCCCTGGGGAAGCTGGACCCAGACCTGTGTGTCTTGAGAAAAACAGCAGCAGTGACTATAGCCCTAATGGCTACCAAGCAGGAGCTGAGCTCCTTAGTTCTCCCCTCGCCTAGGCCAGTGCTGAGAGAATGTCCATTTTGCAGACTCCGAGCTATGAACAAGTATTTTTTAGGTGGCCCCGATTAGGTATGGAGGCAGGCGGCCTCACCCAAGGCTGAGTGGACTCTGATGTTGGCTCCCCACTCCTATTCCTGCAGGGACTGGTACATGAATGGGAACTACCTGGTGATCCTTGTTTCTGTCATCGTCATTCTGCCCCTGGCACTGATGCGGCAGCTTGGTGAGTGTGGCAGGGCTAGGGCCTTGGAGGGGAATGTTGGAGAAATGCCTGGGAAGGGACCCCAGTCTCACAGCCCTTCCCCCACGTTGCAGGCTACCTGGGTTACTCCAGCGGCTTCTCTCTCAGCTGCATGGTGTTCTTCCTAATTGCAGTGAGTCACTTTCTGTGCTGGTGGAGTGAGGGGACAAGTCTCTTGGGGGGCTCCTCTgtcggggcagggggcaggtctTTCTGGGAAGCCTGGGTCAGAAGGCAGCTCCTTCTGTCCTGATCTAGATGTGTTTTCATAGTGACTCCCAGGCAAGCCTTGTCTGGCCCTGATACCCCCATCTTCCCTGCAACTCAGGTCATCTACAAAAAGTTCCATgtgccctgccctctgcccctcaacCTCGCCAACATCACGGGCAACGTCAGCCTCATGGAGGTCACCAAGGAGGAGGCTCAGCTGCAGGCTGAAACAGAGGCCGCAGCCTTCTGCACCCCGAGTTACTTCACACTCAACTCACAGGTTCCAACAGGCCGGGGCAGGGGTTATGGGCCGGGTGAGAGTGAAGGGCTGCCCTGACGCAGTCACCATGTCTATCTAGACAGCATATACCATCCCCATCATGGCCTTCGCCTTCGTCTGCCATCCCGAGGTGCTGCCCATCTATACGGAGCTCAAGGAGTAGGTGTCTATGGTTGCAAGGGGGGTGGCTGCCTTAAACTGGTTTGGGGAGAAGGAAGGTGGTCCTGatagggtgggggcagggcggggtggggagtgACAGGAGCCAAGTCACTTTATCAAAGATCTCCATGGCTTCCATGAGGGGCGACTGGGGGCAAGGAGGAGATGTCCTCAGCTGCCAAATGGTGAGGGTGTGGTGCCAGAGAGGCCCCAGGGCATACGGGGATCTCCGGTGTGGCCCAGCTTGgcacccatcccctcccctgcttccccaaAGCCCCTCCAAGAGGAAGATGCAGCACATCTCCAACCTGTCCATCGCCGTCATGTATGTCATGTACTTCCTGGCTGCCCTCTTCGGCTACCTCACCTTCTACGGTATGGCTGGAccgtgggggcagaggcagaggccaggctggggggcAAGGGGCTGGCCAGTGGCCATGGCACCCTGCATACTGGAGGTGCTAACTAGGTGCGTGATGCCTAACTGTGCCCTACAGCTGTGGAGGTGAGTCTGTTGCCACTTCCCACAGTGTCAGGGTCAACCCAGGCTCagagcccatccccctccctggGCCACCTGCTGACCATCCTCCCTGCCTGCCGCAGACGGGGTGGAGTCGGAGCTACTGCACACCTACAGCAAGGTGGACCCATTTGACGTGCTGATCCTCTGTGTGCGTGTGGCCGTGCTGACGGCAGTCACACTCACAGTGCCGATCGTTCTGTTTCCGGTGAGCCGGTGGGCAGGTGGACCGACGCAGGGTGGGACTTATGGAGCTGACAGACTGGTGactcttcccacccccatcccgcAGGTGCGCCGTGCCATCCAGCAGATGCTGTTTAAGAACCAGGAGTTCAGCTGGCTGCGGCACATACTCATTGCCATCGGCCTGCTCACTTGTATCAACTTGCTGGTTATCTTCGCTCCCAACATCCTGGGCATCTTCGGGGTCATTGGTGAGGGTCTGGCCCAGCTGTATATAGAGGCAGGGCATTGGCCAGAGAATTTCCTATCTAAATCCTGGCAGATTCCTGAGATCATACCCTACCTTTAGTGACAGCTGCTGGCCATGTGCACAGCTTGGCTTCCTGTCTGAGATTTTTGTCCTGAAGGCTATTCTAATCCCTTCTGAGGGCTCAAAACCAGAGTCTGTTCCCCCTTGCTGAGGGATGGGGTGGAGCCCGGATGCCAGGGACCTCCACAAAGGGTCTCATTGGGTCTTGTCCCCATttcacatatgaggaaactgaagtccatAGTGATTAAGGGAGTAGCAGAGCCATACGGCTGGTAAGTGGGGGGCCTTGATTTAGCTCTAGGATCATGGAACTATAGGTTCAGTGCTCTGTCCACTGTCTCATCCCAGTTGGGGCTCTAAGGTAGAAAATCAGACAATTCTGAGACATCTTTGGAGTGGCCCAACTCACAAGACTGACTCCTCAGCCCAACTCTGCAGGGACCAAAACACAGACCTGGGGACTGATTGTCATGGATAGCATAGACATGACTATAGGTTCTCTGTGGCCAAAATCTGACTCAAAATGATTTAAGCAAAGAGGAAGGTATTGGCTTAAATAATGGAAAAGCCTTCAGGAATAGCTATATCTAGGAGCCCGATATCTTCAAGgctttgtctttatcttttgGCTTACCTTTCCTCTTTGCGAGCTTCATTCACTGACAGATTCTTCTACTGCCAACAGCACTAGCTTTCTATCCAGTTGGACAGagaatggggggcagggggactggTGGGCTCTCCGGAATCAGGCAGAGCTCTCAAGTAGAGTCTCAAGATGAGACTTCCCCAGCAAGGAATCTCTGATCTCACTGAAGGGTTCACCCCTGGACCTTAGCCAATAGCTGGCTATATCTCATTCTTTGCAGGTGCCACATCTGCCCCATGCCTCATCTTCATCTTCCCCGCCATCTTCTACTTTCGCATCATACCCACCGAGAAGGAACCTGCAAAGTCTACCCCCAAAATCTTGGTGCGAGGATCCTGGAGGTTGGTGGGCTGGTGTGGGGCTGAGGGAGCTGCCCTGACCTCACACCTGACTCTTGACTCCCTGACCCCATAGGCCCTTTGTTTCGCTGTGCTTGGCCTCTTGCTGATGACCATGAGCTTGAGCTTCATCATCATTGATTGGGTGTCAGGGACCGGCCGGCATGGAGGAAGCCACTAGGAAGACCCCCGGCCTGTTCTGTCTACTCGTCCAAGTACCCCTGCCCAGAGTCTTCAGCCCCTGCTCCCATCCAGTGGCCAGTCAGCAGGGAGAAGAAAGATGTGGTTAACACTATGGCATTTGTCCCCTGCCTCACGTCTTCTCTGTGGAAGGTTTTTGTTACAGCCAGGACCAAGGCCCTTGGACCACTACCTTGCTGGGCTCCCGGGCTACAGGGGCTTCCAGAGTTGGGAGCAGGGTGGGGCTGTGCCCTTGCTCCCTTCCTGTTGCCTCAGATCCCACTCAGGCCCCTGCCCTCCTTGCACAGATGCAAACACTGAGGTCCAACAGCTGCCTACACAGTCTGTAGGGCACATAGAGTTGGAGCCCAAGCCTGCAGCCATCTCCCCACCTTGCTGCTGGACCTTGGTCTGCACTCTGGGGCCTCATCTCCCTCAATGCACTTGCCTTCCTCCACTTCTGTCCCGGAGGCCCCTTTCAGTCACTTGGACTCAAGCGCTTGGATACTCTCGtctccttctcccatccccaccaccaGAAGCAGACCACCCCCCATACCTGAAGCCATCAGGTTCTTTTAAATGTGAGGCTGGTGTGGGCACCCCCAGGGACCTGCCCCTTCACCAGTCCTGGGGAGGCtgggactccccccaccccaagtctggGCCATAGCTCacattccatttctgggagaagaAAGAGGCTGGGGCCCAGAGCGTCTCTGCCTCTGGGAGCCAAAGACCCCAGGGGCTGATCCGGGGTAGGAGTGGAGAAGCTGTCAGCTcccttttataaatattatacataatacCAGCTATGTTGTGTATTCTTGTTCCCCATGGTCCCTGAGCTCCTGGCAAGTGGGTAGAAGTCGGGACATGGATGGAAACGGGAgcctctcctgcccccttccctgggATGAGGGTGGGGATAGGGCCCCTTCCAAACCAGCCAGTGGCATGCTCAGGCCCAGCTCTGGACCTGGGCCAGGCTCAGCACAGACCTGCTTTCTCacggggtgaggtggggaggaatTAATGAGGCCCCAGgaaatgggacagagagaggctcCGGAAGGAGGCAACGTGAGGTGCATCCCCAGTAGCTCCAGGGAGGGTCTGAGCAAGGGGGCAGCTGAGCCCTGCAGAAACCCTGCTGAagggccccctgccctccctggctgCCATGTCAATCCTCTGCTAATGCCTTGAGTCTGAGGACAAAAATCCAGGAATTCTGTGAGTTGTCAGGCTGATCTTCTATTAATGGTAAAACCCACTGTGAATAAAGGTGGGTTAATGAGTTCCCGTGTTTGGAGCCCTGAGTTTTGAGTAGGGGGTCCAAGGCAGGGCAGGACTGGCCTAAAGATGCAGGGTAGTCCCAAGTGCCCTGGCCCCGATGAAACTAGGAAGCTGCTCATTTCCTGGGGCAGGCCTCAACCAGCTGGTACCCAGCAAGACGGAGCCGCCTGGGCCTTGGCACCAAACCCTCATTAGGAGAGACCCTGCACCCGGCTAGGCCGCCAGGGAAAGGGCAACAGGAAAAATCCAGTTTGAACTGGCAAGGCAGCTGCCAGCTTGGGAAACCCCTCAAGAAAGAATTTCCTCAAGCTGGTGGCTGGTAGGCCCATGGCTGTGCCAACTGATCAGAGGGGGGCTTCCTGAGTCTAGTTCCCTTCAGCCCCAGGCGCCTGACTCCAGCCTGGGGACTTACCCAGGAGCCCTGCAGCCCCAGAAAAGAGCCGGACGCTGGCCGAGAGGTGGCTGCAGCCCAGAGTGTCCTGATGTGAGGGGCTGCCCTCTGGGGGTCTCTGGCTTCCTCCTCATCAGATTGGGTCATAGGCCTGCATGGAGCCTTTGGCTCCTAGAGAGTGGGAGGCAGTGGAGGACAGGGTCCATCCTGCTGAGAGACCTTGGGGGTCTTTTCTCATACTCTGTCCAAAGAAGGCTGCAGGTCAGAGCAGCAGCAAGACTGCCTGGATTCCCTAAAAACCCCAGGCCTGGCTTTAGACCTCTCAGACCAAGAGGATGTGTTGACAGTAGGTCCACCTGcttcacacacagacacgcatgcacgcacgcgcacacacacacacggggtgGAGGAAGGACTCTGGCCCCCAAGAGGTCTTCTCTGCCTGCTCAGCAAGGTCTCCTCTAACATGGACCATGAGCAGCATTCTctaggggggaaggggcaggcaaTGTGGCCGCTAGACTATACCAGGTGTCCACATGACTGTTTGAAAATGAGTATCTCTTGTTCCTGGCTGTCAAGGTCCAGTCACTCAGCCTCCATAAGGATGGGTCTGCAGGCCCTTGGTCATagtcatttttgtatgttttgaagAATTTCCTAGGTCTTTTTTatccttctttcttgctttttaaaatttgctctcTTTGGAAATGAAcaagtgaaagcagccagaaacTCCAGCACAAAGgtcttctatatttattttcactgcttTTCTTATGACCACTTGTAACAGCAAGACAAGATGATATAGACCAGGAAAAGGGGCCAAAGTCAGCCTTGGTCTCTTCTGACCAGCAGTTTCCCCCTGCCCACACCCTCCTcacctgtgtgcacatgtgtacatTCACCTATTGATGCAAGAGGAATTCACtcgttcaacaaacatttatcaagatTTCCCATGTGCTAGGCATCCTTCCAGCACCTGTACACACAGCAGTAAACAAAGTGAAGGCCCTTGCCTTCCTTGAGCTTACATTCTAGGTGTGGGACTGAATTCAGACCAGAAACATGAAACATAATTAGTAAGTTACATTATTTGTTAGAAGATGGTCATACCATAGGTACTAAAATGGCAAGGTAGGAGCAATAGAGAACAGGGGGTCTGGAGGTGGGTCAAGGTGGCCTTCACTGAGAAAAATATGCTTTATCAGAGATTTGGAGAGGGAGGGTGTCATGTGGATGCCTGCAGGGAACATTCCAGCCAGAGGGATCAGCTGGTGCAAAGTTCAGAAGCAGAACATACCTGTGAGAGGAGCAACCAGGAAGTCGTTGTGGCTGCTGTTGAGTGAGGCAgtagagggaaggagggacaagtGGGGGCTTTTGAGGGGGGAAGATGTGGGGCCTTGCCAGCCACCATAAGGGCTTTGGATTTTTCTCTGGGAAAGGTGAGACCCAATGCCAATTCTTGAACAGAGAAGGGGGCAGGATCTGATTCAACAGCAACTCTGGATTATTCCAGCTGCTACATGGAGCTTAGACTCTGGGGTGTGGGATGGGGAGCCAAGGGTGACAATGACACACAGGCTATGGCAATTTCAGACAGACATGTCAGGTAGCTCAGCCCAGGTAGTGGCACAATTGGGGTGAGATGCTGGACATGTGCTGGAGGTAAAGGCAGCAAAGTTCCCTGATTATTTGGAcatgggggtggagtggggcagAAACAAGTCTAGGGTGACTCCAAGGCTGTCTAGGGTCCAAACTGCCACTGCATCCACTGAAGGAGGCAGTTCTTGGGAGGGAGATCAGTTTTGCCCATGAAAAGTCTTAAAAATCGACTAGATATCAAAGTGGGGATGCCAAGTCGGCCACTGGGTATGTGACTCAAGTTCAGTAGAGTGGCCAGAACTAGACCCAGAGTCTGGGAGGCAAAGCCAGTGGACAGTAGTTAAGGTCAGGGGCCTGGATGAGATGAGGGTGGTGAGTGAAGACTGAAGGGCAGCAGTCAGGATGGAGCCCTGGAACACTCCTATTAGGAGATAGGAGAGCCAAGGTGGAATCAGAGAAAGAGCTAAGCAGGGGAGCCAGGAGGAAACAAAGGGGGAAGAGGGCATGTGGGAGCCAGAGGGGGGTCAAATGCTCAAGGAGGTGAGCATGGAGCTTCAGCTGGGTTCGGCAATGTGTGGGTCACGGCTGTTTTGTGGAGGGAAGGGCAAGCCTGACTGGAGTGGGTAGAGGAGGAAGAGGTAGGACTGGTAAAActataatgtttttgttttgtttttgagagagagagagagagggagagggagaatgagtgggggaggggcggggagagggggacaaaggatccaaagcggatctctgctgacaggctgacagcagcaagcctgatgtggggctccaactcatgaaccctgagatcatgacctgagctgaagctgggcacttagactgaaccacccaggcgccccaggactggtAAGACTACAGACTGGTAAGATCTGTGTGAAGTGAGGGGAGCAGGACCAACAGAGGCTTTTAGGAAGACTGAGAAGAAGGTACTGAGGAGG contains these protein-coding regions:
- the SLC38A3 gene encoding sodium-coupled neutral amino acid transporter 3, with amino-acid sequence MEAPLQTEMVELVPNGKHSEGLLPVTTPTAVNQRVEGPRRSCVEGEGFLQKNPSKEPHFTDFVGKTSFGMSVFNLSNAIMGSGILGLAYAMANTGIVLFLFLLTAVALLSSYSIHLLLKSSGIVGIRAYEQLGYRAFGTPGKLAAALAITLQNIGAMSSYLYIIKSELPLVIQTFLNLEEQTSDWYMNGNYLVILVSVIVILPLALMRQLGYLGYSSGFSLSCMVFFLIAVIYKKFHVPCPLPLNLANITGNVSLMEVTKEEAQLQAETEAAAFCTPSYFTLNSQTAYTIPIMAFAFVCHPEVLPIYTELKDPSKRKMQHISNLSIAVMYVMYFLAALFGYLTFYDGVESELLHTYSKVDPFDVLILCVRVAVLTAVTLTVPIVLFPVRRAIQQMLFKNQEFSWLRHILIAIGLLTCINLLVIFAPNILGIFGVIGATSAPCLIFIFPAIFYFRIIPTEKEPAKSTPKILALCFAVLGLLLMTMSLSFIIIDWVSGTGRHGGSH